The Bacteroidales bacterium genome window below encodes:
- a CDS encoding glycoside hydrolase family 16 protein has product MKCLLNAVLAVAIVSFLAGCNTQPKSTDDLASKGWKLVWSDEFDYTGLPDSTKWSYDIGGHGWGNQEREYYTGSRLENARVENGVLIIEARKEKMDTNQYTSARLISKGKQEWTYGRFEIRAKLPKGVGTWPAIWMMPAKQSYSDAFWPDNGEIDIMEHVGFNPGFIHASTHCKKYNWPAGTQRTDTIFMKDVSDAFHNYILEWGPDTMQIFLDDKLYFTSTNDRTGWEAWPFDKPFYLILNIAIGGGWGGQKGIDDSIWPQRMELEYVRVYEK; this is encoded by the coding sequence ATGAAATGTTTATTGAATGCAGTTTTGGCAGTGGCCATTGTTTCTTTTTTAGCTGGCTGTAATACCCAGCCGAAAAGCACAGATGACCTGGCGTCAAAGGGATGGAAACTTGTTTGGTCGGATGAATTTGATTACACCGGTTTGCCCGATTCAACAAAATGGTCTTATGATATTGGCGGCCATGGCTGGGGTAACCAGGAACGGGAATATTATACCGGTTCAAGGCTTGAGAATGCAAGGGTTGAAAATGGTGTTCTGATCATTGAAGCCCGAAAAGAAAAGATGGATACAAATCAATACACTTCTGCACGGTTAATATCAAAGGGAAAACAGGAATGGACCTATGGAAGATTTGAGATCAGGGCTAAACTTCCGAAAGGAGTGGGCACATGGCCTGCTATCTGGATGATGCCGGCAAAACAGAGTTACAGCGATGCGTTCTGGCCTGACAACGGCGAAATTGATATTATGGAGCATGTTGGATTCAATCCTGGTTTTATTCATGCCTCCACCCATTGTAAAAAATACAACTGGCCTGCAGGTACTCAACGAACAGACACAATTTTCATGAAGGATGTTTCGGATGCCTTTCATAATTACATTCTGGAATGGGGACCTGATACCATGCAGATTTTCCTTGATGACAAATTATACTTTACCTCGACCAATGATCGCACCGGCTGGGAAGCATGGCCGTTCGACAAGCCCTTTTACCTCATCCTGAACATTGCCATTGGCGGTGGCTGGGGCGGACAGAAAGGCATTGACGATTCCATCTGGCCGCAAAGGATGGAATTGGAATATGTGAGGGTGTATGAGAAGTAA
- a CDS encoding DUF998 domain-containing protein, with the protein MTTVQHIKRLSETAFIACIIACTGDMITSFIFPLFYPGYRPLSQTISAMGISASPIGREISWIWIFLGILFVVFAFAYFKSAEPASRERIAAWLIAVYGICDVFGSGAFPGVYHPGHLSLSETMHYILGAAGTAAIFVLPFIFMNRHNRKNNPLFFAYLIFVVFTGLILWFFFVTARLQLNWLGWAEKLVGLWQRSFQVNYYLFLLVIAFRHYYFYNSTALTRSFNIPSIADSTRFQSGISGEPKC; encoded by the coding sequence GTGACAACTGTTCAGCATATAAAGCGCTTGTCAGAAACGGCTTTCATCGCCTGCATTATTGCCTGCACCGGTGATATGATTACTTCATTTATTTTCCCGCTTTTTTATCCGGGCTATCGTCCGCTATCACAAACCATAAGTGCAATGGGTATTTCAGCGAGTCCCATAGGCCGCGAAATCTCCTGGATCTGGATATTCCTGGGTATTTTGTTTGTTGTTTTTGCATTTGCCTATTTTAAAAGTGCAGAACCGGCTTCCCGTGAGCGTATAGCTGCATGGCTGATAGCTGTCTATGGCATTTGTGATGTGTTTGGTTCGGGAGCATTTCCCGGAGTTTATCACCCGGGGCATCTCAGTCTGTCTGAAACAATGCACTATATTTTAGGCGCCGCAGGTACTGCTGCAATTTTTGTTTTGCCATTTATTTTTATGAACAGGCATAACAGGAAAAATAACCCTCTTTTTTTTGCCTATCTGATATTTGTAGTTTTTACAGGCCTTATTCTTTGGTTCTTTTTTGTAACAGCCCGGCTTCAGCTTAATTGGCTGGGATGGGCGGAAAAACTGGTGGGTTTATGGCAACGATCATTCCAGGTAAACTACTATCTGTTTCTGCTGGTAATAGCTTTCAGACACTATTATTTTTATAATTCAACCGCGTTAACAAGGTCATTCAATATTCCGTCGATAGCTGATTCCACTCGTTTCCAATCGGGTATCAGCGGCGAGCCGAAATGCTGA
- a CDS encoding phosphatidylglycerol lysyltransferase domain-containing protein, with amino-acid sequence MNSSPNGKLIVQFLLTVVFFGMGIWFLRHEKAELSDVKTALVTAHWFWVVAGLLVTIAYLILQGLLYVTCFHAIGTRVRLIDTINLFLKRNFISVFLPAGGVSSLAFFTGRIESKGISKNQIHYASSIYAFIGIVSVIVVAIPAFVIAFMEGKTGSAEITELLVLIGITILIGVLLVSLYKKGRIYSLLIRRFPAVEATIEDILQLNISSGRLLLTLVVSIFIEFAGIAHVFIAMKALNADPSMMAAVMAYIISVVFLIISPFLRGLGAVEVSMSIILVRFGFSNVTALSVTLLYRFFEFWLPLFAGIISFVSKINKLLMRTIPALAILLLGLINIISAITPAIHWRIETLKEYIMLDAIHASNFFVLIAGFFLLVTAAFMMKGLRSAWWMALLLSIVSLVGHITKAIDYEEASVAFIIIILLLFTRKEYYVKNNPRLRNLGLQTALISAAVIFIYGTVGFYLLHQKHFNGDLSIADSIRYTFANYFLIGSNELVPMDKFGHDFILSINAGGLLSIAFLVYCLVLPYVYKENASEEDIAKAKVLLGKHGKSALDYFKILPDKLIFFPEGIEAFIAYRVTGNYAVVLENPVAANENDAIKCAKQFDRYCYENGLKSIYYRVPVESLGIFSGCGKKNMFIGQEAVVNLDKFSLEGTSRKSIRNAINKIRDKGYRVQIHQPPVKDGILQKIKSVSDEWLELTERKEIIFSQGSFEWKELKGQTIITVENSEEKVIAFLNVIPDYAPNEGTYDLLRKTADAPNGIMDFILIELINYLKSNGIHYLNLGFAPLSGLNEGQTIKDKSIRFAYEKIRALAQYKGLREYKDKFEPVWQNRYLVYDNDYDLIQVPVVLSRVIQK; translated from the coding sequence ATGAACTCGTCACCAAACGGCAAGCTGATCGTTCAATTTTTGCTCACTGTTGTTTTTTTTGGTATGGGTATATGGTTTCTGCGCCATGAAAAAGCAGAGCTCTCCGACGTTAAAACGGCACTTGTAACAGCTCACTGGTTTTGGGTTGTAGCCGGACTTCTGGTTACGATAGCCTATCTCATTTTACAGGGGCTGCTTTATGTAACCTGTTTCCATGCAATCGGAACCAGGGTAAGGCTTATAGACACCATTAATCTTTTCCTGAAAAGAAATTTTATAAGCGTTTTTTTGCCGGCAGGAGGCGTTTCTTCACTTGCTTTTTTTACCGGAAGGATTGAATCAAAGGGGATCAGTAAAAATCAAATCCATTATGCATCGAGCATTTATGCATTCATAGGAATTGTTTCAGTTATTGTAGTAGCGATTCCGGCTTTTGTAATTGCCTTTATGGAAGGAAAAACCGGTTCGGCCGAAATTACGGAGCTTCTTGTGCTCATTGGTATAACGATTCTTATCGGTGTGTTGCTTGTTTCACTCTATAAAAAAGGCCGCATTTATTCCTTGCTGATCAGGCGATTCCCGGCGGTTGAAGCTACAATTGAGGATATTCTTCAGCTAAACATTTCATCCGGACGGCTTTTGCTTACCCTTGTGGTTTCCATATTTATTGAATTTGCAGGAATTGCTCACGTCTTTATCGCAATGAAGGCACTGAATGCCGATCCTTCAATGATGGCCGCCGTAATGGCTTATATTATCTCGGTTGTATTCCTGATTATTTCGCCGTTTTTACGAGGTTTGGGCGCCGTTGAGGTATCCATGAGCATCATCCTTGTCAGGTTCGGCTTCTCAAATGTCACAGCTTTGTCGGTAACCCTTCTGTACCGGTTTTTTGAATTCTGGCTTCCCCTGTTTGCAGGAATCATAAGCTTCGTGTCAAAGATTAACAAGTTACTCATGCGTACCATACCGGCGCTTGCAATCCTATTGCTTGGTCTGATCAACATTATTTCAGCCATTACACCGGCAATACACTGGCGAATTGAAACGCTTAAGGAATACATTATGCTTGATGCCATTCACGCCTCCAATTTTTTTGTGCTGATTGCAGGTTTCTTTCTCCTTGTAACGGCAGCGTTTATGATGAAAGGACTTCGTTCGGCATGGTGGATGGCGCTGCTTCTTAGCATAGTATCTCTTGTAGGCCATATAACAAAGGCCATTGACTATGAAGAAGCATCGGTGGCCTTTATTATCATTATCCTGTTGCTCTTTACCCGCAAAGAATACTATGTAAAAAATAATCCGCGGTTACGGAATCTGGGACTGCAGACTGCACTTATCAGTGCAGCGGTAATTTTTATTTATGGAACAGTCGGCTTTTATTTACTGCACCAGAAACACTTTAATGGTGATTTAAGCATAGCCGATTCAATCCGGTATACATTTGCCAATTATTTCCTGATAGGAAGTAACGAACTTGTTCCTATGGACAAATTCGGGCATGATTTTATACTATCAATCAATGCCGGCGGGTTGCTGTCAATTGCATTTCTTGTTTACTGCCTGGTCCTGCCTTATGTATACAAAGAAAATGCTTCAGAAGAAGATATTGCCAAAGCAAAGGTACTGCTCGGCAAACATGGAAAATCTGCACTCGACTATTTCAAGATTCTGCCAGATAAACTGATCTTTTTCCCAGAAGGAATTGAAGCTTTCATTGCATACAGGGTAACAGGCAATTATGCTGTTGTTCTTGAAAATCCTGTTGCGGCAAATGAGAATGATGCAATAAAATGTGCAAAACAATTCGACCGCTACTGTTATGAAAACGGGTTAAAAAGCATTTATTACAGAGTTCCGGTTGAAAGCCTGGGTATTTTCTCAGGCTGCGGAAAAAAGAATATGTTTATCGGACAGGAAGCAGTCGTCAATCTTGATAAATTCAGTCTTGAAGGCACCAGCAGGAAATCAATCCGGAATGCAATCAACAAGATACGCGATAAGGGTTACAGGGTGCAGATTCACCAGCCTCCTGTTAAGGACGGCATATTACAGAAAATTAAATCAGTTTCTGATGAATGGCTGGAACTTACTGAAAGAAAGGAAATCATTTTTTCTCAAGGCAGTTTTGAATGGAAGGAATTGAAAGGTCAGACAATAATTACAGTCGAAAACAGTGAAGAAAAGGTGATAGCCTTCCTGAATGTAATACCTGACTATGCTCCGAACGAAGGCACATACGATTTATTAAGAAAAACAGCGGATGCTCCGAATGGTATAATGGATTTTATACTCATTGAACTCATCAATTACCTCAAAAGCAACGGCATTCATTACCTTAATCTTGGATTCGCACCCCTTTCGGGATTAAACGAAGGACAAACGATAAAAGATAAATCGATCAGGTTTGCCTATGAAAAAATAAGAGCTCTTGCCCAATACAAGGGTCTCCGGGAGTACAAGGACAAGTTTGAACCCGTTTGGCAAAACAGGTACCTGGTGTACGATAATGATTATGACCTGATCCAGGTTCCTGTTGTGTTATCAAGAGTAATTCAGAAATAA
- a CDS encoding multidrug efflux SMR transporter codes for MNWIYLLIAGAFEIGWPLGFKLSQTTPHRFFWIGFAIVSMGLSGLFLWYAQKTIPIGTAYSIWTGIGASGTLLIGIFFFKDPADIGRLFFASLIIVGIIGLKSQTA; via the coding sequence ATGAACTGGATTTATCTGTTAATAGCAGGAGCGTTTGAAATTGGCTGGCCTCTTGGGTTTAAATTATCACAAACCACTCCGCACCGGTTCTTCTGGATTGGCTTTGCCATTGTGTCAATGGGTTTGAGCGGTCTGTTTTTATGGTATGCCCAGAAGACAATCCCCATAGGTACCGCATATTCGATATGGACCGGAATTGGCGCCTCAGGAACACTCCTTATCGGAATATTCTTCTTTAAAGATCCGGCAGATATAGGACGGCTTTTCTTTGCCTCGCTTATTATAGTAGGGATTATCGGGCTTAAATCTCAGACAGCTTAG
- a CDS encoding trypsin-like peptidase domain-containing protein, protein MRKVANISADTYNNTQAWETDASENNDNRSQTDPFSQMIIRAVEKVSPAVVQIIVEKKETRQRGTNPEGATGSGFIISPEGFIVTNSHVIDRSKQIQVNLPDGTSYQAEPVGQDPSTDTAVIRIYGRNFIHTVFGDSGRLRTGQLVIAIGNPYGFQSTVTTGVVSSLGRSMYSYSGRLIDGVIQTDAPLNPGNSGGPLINTSGEVIGINTAIIAQAQGLCFAVGSRVAEYVVGKLITAGKVTRSALGIAGQTIILPQRVTVFNNLRKNRGILIHTIVNPALIDVSQVNTGDVIIRFNNVDVGSVDELYLQLNEQVIGKTVEMNILKKGVKRTVLVKPVEAQ, encoded by the coding sequence ATGAGAAAAGTTGCCAATATTTCAGCAGATACCTATAATAACACGCAGGCATGGGAAACCGATGCCTCTGAAAATAATGATAACCGCAGCCAAACGGATCCTTTTTCACAAATGATCATCCGGGCAGTTGAAAAGGTTAGTCCTGCCGTTGTTCAGATAATTGTTGAAAAGAAAGAAACCAGGCAGCGGGGAACAAACCCTGAAGGCGCAACAGGGTCAGGATTTATAATATCACCTGAGGGATTTATTGTAACCAACAGTCATGTCATCGACCGATCAAAGCAAATACAGGTGAACCTGCCCGATGGCACAAGTTACCAGGCAGAACCGGTGGGACAGGATCCTTCAACCGATACCGCGGTAATCCGGATTTACGGCAGGAATTTTATCCACACCGTGTTTGGTGATTCAGGGCGGCTCAGAACAGGTCAGCTGGTGATTGCAATCGGAAATCCTTACGGTTTTCAATCAACAGTGACAACAGGCGTTGTCAGTTCGCTGGGCCGTTCAATGTACAGCTATTCAGGCCGGCTGATCGACGGGGTCATACAGACCGATGCCCCGCTGAATCCGGGTAATTCAGGAGGTCCGCTGATCAATACATCAGGAGAAGTGATCGGCATAAATACAGCGATTATAGCACAGGCTCAGGGACTATGTTTTGCCGTCGGATCAAGGGTTGCAGAATATGTTGTTGGCAAGCTTATTACGGCAGGCAAAGTAACAAGATCGGCGCTGGGCATTGCAGGACAGACGATCATACTGCCCCAGCGGGTCACTGTGTTCAACAACCTGAGAAAAAACAGGGGTATCCTTATTCATACGATCGTAAACCCGGCTCTTATCGATGTAAGCCAGGTAAACACAGGTGATGTCATCATACGGTTTAACAATGTGGATGTAGGGTCAGTGGATGAATTGTATTTACAGCTTAATGAGCAGGTAATCGGCAAAACGGTTGAAATGAACATCCTGAAAAAGGGGGTTAAAAGAACGGTTTTGGTTAAACCGGTTGAAGCGCAATAG
- a CDS encoding LysM peptidoglycan-binding domain-containing protein: MKKNICFLLIQLLIVLGQGVAAQFQPAPVVRSQEKTIVNGKIFYIHTVQKGQTLYSISKVYEVAQDDIKKANPDADLVNLREGLALRIPDSKNATAAVYPENREDFDAHVIKRKETIYSLSKKYKVSEDVIYYYNPWAKYGIKQDQTLWIPKNKELHDITPEARVDDQYYYYTTKEKDTLYSIAKIYGVEVADIIDANPELRNGLRPEQAIKIPKIRQVTETVPETSLPDTTPCVPPQQPYTFEVALMLPLYATFTAEETDADSVQRRGLRGRNFAEFYEGFLLAVDSLKKTGFSVNLHVYDTERDTMRTHRAVKELASGEPDLIIGPVYPEDVNIAGRFASFKNIKLISPLSTRSSLVERYPGIVQIVPSRQSESYALANFIKQYKQGRILLVRGSDSLSMQSSWRFKKYLAQNMPSDESGKPLYFHEYRLNDSLFTNLNKILARDQQNLLVVFSDNEAEVIPLVTRLIQRTSLYPVTMFGMPSWQSWTNVDLNFLHNLQLHIVSPFYTDFTNPQVKNYLSKSRSVYGYEPYEISPQGYNYSMLGFDIGLYFLSALRQYGKNFMPCAAENQGDQLLTRYRFIRDGNGGYMNNNFSVIEYKTDFSVQKIATVTGEALP; this comes from the coding sequence TTGAAGAAGAACATTTGTTTTCTTTTGATACAGCTTCTGATTGTTCTTGGTCAGGGAGTTGCCGCCCAGTTTCAGCCTGCGCCTGTTGTACGTTCACAGGAAAAAACGATTGTAAACGGGAAGATTTTTTACATACATACTGTTCAGAAAGGCCAGACGCTTTATTCGATCAGCAAAGTTTATGAAGTTGCACAGGATGACATTAAAAAGGCAAATCCCGATGCTGACCTTGTTAACCTGCGGGAAGGCCTCGCATTAAGGATTCCTGATTCGAAAAATGCAACTGCTGCAGTATACCCCGAAAACAGGGAGGACTTTGATGCACATGTCATCAAACGCAAAGAGACGATCTATTCTCTTTCAAAAAAATATAAAGTTTCGGAAGACGTCATATATTATTATAATCCGTGGGCCAAATACGGAATAAAGCAGGATCAGACACTTTGGATCCCAAAAAACAAAGAATTGCATGATATAACCCCGGAAGCCAGGGTTGACGATCAATATTACTATTATACAACCAAGGAAAAAGATACGCTTTATTCAATTGCCAAAATCTATGGCGTTGAAGTGGCCGACATTATAGATGCCAATCCCGAATTACGAAACGGACTAAGACCGGAACAGGCAATTAAAATTCCAAAAATCAGGCAGGTCACTGAAACGGTTCCGGAAACTTCCCTGCCTGATACCACACCGTGTGTCCCCCCTCAACAGCCCTATACTTTTGAAGTAGCTCTTATGCTTCCTCTTTATGCAACCTTCACAGCTGAGGAAACAGATGCAGACTCCGTTCAGCGGCGAGGACTAAGAGGACGCAATTTTGCAGAATTCTATGAAGGATTCCTGCTGGCTGTGGATTCGCTTAAGAAAACAGGTTTTTCAGTTAATCTTCACGTGTATGACACGGAGCGGGACACTATGAGGACTCACAGAGCTGTTAAAGAGCTGGCATCAGGTGAACCCGACCTCATCATCGGGCCGGTGTATCCGGAGGATGTAAATATAGCCGGCCGGTTTGCCAGTTTTAAAAATATTAAACTTATATCACCACTGTCAACCCGGTCATCACTGGTTGAGCGGTATCCGGGCATAGTGCAGATAGTGCCTTCGCGGCAATCAGAAAGCTACGCTCTAGCCAATTTCATAAAGCAATATAAACAGGGAAGAATACTTCTGGTCAGAGGCTCTGACAGTCTTTCAATGCAGAGCAGCTGGCGGTTCAAAAAATACCTGGCTCAGAATATGCCTTCTGATGAATCCGGGAAGCCTCTTTACTTCCATGAATACCGGTTGAACGACAGCCTTTTCACCAATTTGAATAAAATCCTTGCCCGCGATCAGCAAAACCTGCTTGTTGTTTTTTCAGATAATGAGGCAGAGGTTATTCCCCTTGTCACACGGCTTATCCAGCGAACTTCGCTATATCCTGTTACAATGTTCGGTATGCCATCGTGGCAAAGCTGGACCAATGTAGATCTAAATTTCCTGCATAATCTTCAGCTTCACATTGTTTCGCCTTTCTATACGGATTTCACCAATCCTCAGGTTAAGAATTATCTATCGAAATCACGCTCCGTTTATGGCTATGAGCCCTATGAAATCAGTCCCCAGGGATACAATTACAGTATGCTTGGATTTGATATCGGACTTTATTTTCTTTCTGCCCTCAGGCAGTACGGGAAAAACTTTATGCCCTGCGCTGCTGAAAACCAGGGCGACCAGTTGCTTACCAGGTACCGGTTTATCCGGGATGGTAACGGGGGCTATATGAATAACAATTTCAGCGTGATTGAATACAAAACTGATTTCAGTGTTCAGAAAATCGCTACGGTAACAGGAGAAGCTTTACCGTAA
- a CDS encoding deoxyribodipyrimidine photo-lyase, with the protein MVNIKRVKTLRKGRPAVGPVLYWMSRDQRVNDNWALAYAIELAENNNQQIMVVFNLVDNFLGATWRQYDFMIRGLKKTEQQLADLNISFSVLIGDPEITIPGYIKSNQISHLVMDFDPLRIKREWQNKVASMVEISVDIVDAHNIVPCFAASDKEEFSAATFRPKIGRLLPEFMDEYPPLVKQRQTLKGKRTQWEAILIALKINHAVRPVEYLVPGEKGARAVFDKFIQHGISDFAAKRNDPNENYVSGLSPFLHFGHISAQRIALEIALRHPKDENTDTFLEELIVRRELADNFCYYNSDYDTAHGFKPWALKSLEEHLDDKREFLYSTLQFEQAETHDTLWNAAQTELLQNGKMHGYMRMYWAKKILEWSENPETALKTAIYLNDKYQLDGRDPNGYTGCAWSIGGIHDRAWADRSVFGKIRYMNRAGCERKFDVNRYINKILLR; encoded by the coding sequence GTGGTTAACATTAAAAGGGTTAAGACCCTCAGGAAAGGAAGGCCTGCCGTTGGTCCGGTGCTTTACTGGATGAGCAGGGATCAGCGGGTGAATGACAACTGGGCACTTGCTTATGCCATTGAACTGGCTGAAAATAACAATCAGCAGATTATGGTAGTATTCAACCTGGTAGACAATTTCCTTGGGGCTACCTGGAGACAGTACGATTTCATGATAAGGGGACTGAAGAAAACAGAACAACAGCTTGCCGATCTGAATATATCCTTTTCCGTATTGATTGGTGATCCTGAGATTACAATTCCCGGTTATATTAAATCGAATCAGATTAGTCACCTTGTAATGGATTTCGATCCGCTCAGGATTAAGAGGGAGTGGCAGAATAAGGTAGCCTCCATGGTTGAAATAAGCGTGGATATTGTGGATGCGCACAATATAGTTCCCTGTTTTGCAGCATCAGATAAAGAAGAATTTTCAGCCGCCACATTCCGGCCGAAAATCGGGAGGCTGCTGCCTGAATTCATGGACGAGTATCCGCCGCTTGTAAAACAGCGTCAAACTCTTAAGGGAAAGAGAACACAATGGGAAGCTATTTTAATCGCTCTTAAAATCAATCACGCTGTAAGGCCGGTTGAATACCTTGTACCGGGTGAAAAGGGAGCCCGTGCGGTTTTTGACAAGTTCATACAACATGGGATCAGCGATTTTGCAGCCAAGCGAAATGATCCAAATGAAAATTACGTATCAGGACTTTCACCCTTCCTTCACTTTGGCCATATCAGCGCTCAGCGGATTGCGCTGGAAATTGCCCTGCGACATCCGAAAGATGAGAATACGGACACTTTTCTTGAAGAATTGATCGTGAGGCGGGAACTGGCAGACAATTTCTGTTATTATAATTCCGATTACGATACAGCTCATGGCTTTAAGCCCTGGGCTCTAAAGTCACTCGAGGAACATCTTGATGATAAGAGGGAGTTTTTATACAGTACCTTACAGTTTGAGCAGGCTGAAACCCATGATACTCTCTGGAATGCAGCGCAGACAGAGTTGCTTCAGAACGGCAAAATGCATGGATATATGAGAATGTACTGGGCGAAGAAGATACTTGAATGGTCTGAAAATCCTGAAACAGCGCTAAAAACCGCTATTTACCTCAATGACAAATACCAGCTTGACGGCCGTGATCCAAACGGTTATACAGGCTGTGCCTGGTCAATCGGCGGAATACATGACAGGGCGTGGGCTGACAGAAGTGTTTTCGGGAAAATAAGATACATGAACAGGGCCGGTTGCGAGCGGAAATTCGATGTAAACCGGTATATCAACAAAATCCTTTTACGGTAA
- the pgl gene encoding 6-phosphogluconolactonase produces MIKCYPSVHDLVEKLADRFHETIMELVTHKDNVNIAISGGNTPKLFFEELSKTGDITGKSFPWRKIHFYWVDERCVPQDHPESNFGLFDTVFIRKFAPGTIQSHRIRGEEDPQEEAKRYSQEILNHVKPDNGIPGFDWIFLGIGEDGHTASIFPDRMDLLNSDAVCEVSNHPVTGQSRITLTGNTLIKASRTTFIVTGKNKSRILNDIALHSPDSEKYPATYIYSESRNTELYLDREAAEHLNISCRG; encoded by the coding sequence ATGATTAAATGTTATCCATCGGTTCATGACCTGGTTGAAAAGCTTGCCGATCGTTTTCATGAAACGATAATGGAACTGGTTACTCATAAAGATAATGTAAATATTGCCATCTCAGGGGGAAATACTCCAAAGCTTTTTTTTGAAGAACTTTCTAAAACAGGAGATATAACGGGTAAAAGTTTTCCCTGGAGAAAAATACACTTTTACTGGGTGGATGAGCGATGTGTCCCACAGGATCATCCCGAAAGCAATTTCGGGTTGTTTGACACGGTCTTTATCAGGAAATTTGCGCCCGGTACTATCCAATCGCACAGGATCAGGGGTGAGGAAGACCCGCAAGAGGAAGCAAAGCGCTATTCACAGGAAATACTTAATCACGTTAAGCCGGACAATGGCATTCCTGGTTTCGACTGGATTTTCCTTGGTATCGGTGAAGACGGGCATACTGCATCGATTTTTCCGGACCGGATGGACCTGTTAAATTCCGATGCGGTTTGTGAAGTCAGCAACCATCCGGTGACAGGTCAATCAAGAATAACACTCACCGGGAACACGCTGATCAAAGCATCAAGGACAACTTTCATTGTCACCGGCAAAAACAAAAGCAGGATACTTAATGACATAGCGCTTCATTCACCCGATTCTGAAAAATACCCGGCAACTTATATATACTCTGAAAGCCGGAATACAGAGCTCTACCTGGATCGTGAGGCTGCAGAACACCTAAATATTTCATGCCGTGGTTAA